In Bombina bombina isolate aBomBom1 chromosome 6, aBomBom1.pri, whole genome shotgun sequence, a single genomic region encodes these proteins:
- the LOC128663984 gene encoding protocadherin gamma-B2-like — MTELKNEQTKAYKGIRWQVQFFFIFSLFSCFCHLVSGELYYSIFEEIKKDFIIGNIAKDIGLDVKELPIRNLRIVSRISEKYFYVNFENGNLYAKDRIDRETLCGAADSCFLTFDAVLANPLNVFSVKIEIQDINDNAPIFFHDIITLEIIELTLPGARFVLQNAEDPDIGINSVQTYKLNDNQYFILSERISSDGSKTPELVLEKPLDCETQNVHELILTALDGGNPVQTGTALIKVVVNDVNDNAPIFTQEVYKVIISENMQINSTVLCVTASDKDEGSNGEIAYSFRKTAMNILNMDMFSINYANGEINSKRNFDFELTKQYELSIQAKDGGGLVAHSKVLIEITDENDNAPEISVTSLTSPIQEDSLPGTVVSLIEVHDQDSGENGEADCHVIENVPFELIISSGSGSYYRMVTSGFIDRESKSSYNITLLATDKGSPPLSRRKIIRLDISDVNDNPPVFSKSNYVVYVPENNLPGASIYNIHASDLDSDNNAKVVYLILSTHTDGISVSSYFSINFDTGVLYAQRSFDYEQNKEFHIQIIAKDNGFPSLNSTTTVSVLIVDQNDHAPNILYPTPESDGSNIFEMVPFASEEGSLITKVIAVDADSGHNSWLSYHFIHEGDQSYFSINQYTGEIRTSRVFQEKDNLKQKIVVMVKDNGNPSLSATITVNLIVADNFYPVLPNLINQVTDNETKSNLQLYLVIALAVISFLFLFTVILAIISKYRRERPSTSFGSLGTNLYSQNLYSHVDPQILSNFNNGTLTLPYSYNVCVALDSSGSDFKFMKPEQNVPTDNLIDADDGIRNENPRESLPPNSIIQVS, encoded by the coding sequence ATGACTGAGCTAAAAAATGAGCAAACAAAGGCTTACAAAGGAATCAGATGGCAAGTACAGTTTTTCTTCATCTTTTCCTTATTTTCATGTTTTTGTCATTTAGTGTCTGGTGAGCTTTATTATTCCatttttgaagaaattaaaaaagattttATAATAGGAAATATAGCAAAAGATATTGGATTAGATGTTAAAGAGCTCCCAATACGAAATTTGCGTATCGTTTCACGAATTTCAGAGAAATATTTCTATGTAAATTTTGAAAATGGTAACTTATATGCCAAAGACAGAATAGACAGAGAGACTCTGTGTGGAGCAGCTGATTCCTGCTTCTTGACATTTGATGCAGTTCTTGCTAATCCATTAAATGTTTTCAGTGTGAAGATTGAAATACAAGATATAAATGACAATGCACCAATTTTTTTCCATGATATAATAACATTAGAAATTATTGAATTAACTTTACCAGGAGCAAGGTTTGTTTTACAGAATGCTGAAGATCCAGATATTGGTATTAATTCTGTTCAGACATATAAGCTAAATGATAATCAGTATTTTATACTGAGTGAAAGGAtaagcagtgatggcagcaaaactCCTGAACTTGTGCTGGAGAAACCTTTAGATTGTGAGACACAAAATGTTCATGAATTAATATTAACAGCCTTAGATGGAGGAAATCCAGTACAAACTGGCACTGCTTTGATTAAGGTTGTTGTTAATGATGTTAATGATAATGCGCCTATATTTACACAAGAGGTATATAAAGTGATTATTAGTGAAAATATGCAAATCAACTCTACTGTACTTTGTGTAACTGCAAGTGATAAGGATGAAGGTTCTAATGGGGAAATCGCATATTCATTTAGAAAAACTGCAATGAATATTCTAAATATGGACATGTTCAGTATTAATTATGCAAATGGAGAAATTAATAGTAAAAGAAACTTTGATTTTGAGTTGACAAAACAGTATGAGCTATCCATACAGGCAAAAGATGGTGGTGGTCTAGTTGCTCATTCAAAGGTATTGATAGAAATAACTGATGAAAATGACAATGCACCCGAGATATCAGTTACATCATTAACCAGTCCAATACAAGAGGATTCATTGCCAGGCACAGTGGTATCACTAATTGAAGTCCATGATCAAGACTCAGGGGAAAATGGAGAAGCTGACTGTCATGTAATTGAAAATGTACCATTTGAGTTAATAATATCATCAGGATCTGGTAGCTATTACAGAATGGTTACAAGTGGTTTTATTGACAGAGAAAGCAAATCAAGTTATAACATTACACTTCTTGCAACTGACAAAGGATCCCCTCCACTTTCTAGGAGAAAAATCATCAGATTGGATATATCTGATGTTAATGACAATCCACCAGTATTTTCAAAATCAAATTATGTTGTTTATGTACCAGAAAATAATTTACCAGGGGCctcaatatataatatacatgcttCAGATCTCGATTCTGACAATAATGCTAAAGTTGTATATTTAATATTAAGCACACATACAGATGGAATTTCTGTATCATCTTATTTTTCCATAAATTTTGATACTGGGGTTCTTTATGCACAGCGATCATTTGATTATGAGCAGAATAAGGAATTTCACATTCAAATAATAGCGAAAGATAATGGATTCCCATCTCTGAACAGTACCACAACAGTAAGTGTCCTTATAGTTGATCAAAATGATCATGCACCAAACATTTTATATCCAACACCAGAAAGTGATGGTTCAAATATTTTTGAGATGGTCCCATTTGCCTCTGAAGAGGGTTCCTTAATAACAAAGGTGATTGCAGTGGATGCAGACTCAGGACATAATTCTTGGCTGTCTTATCATTTTATACACGAAGGTGATCAGTCTTATTTTAGTATTAATCAGTACACAGGGGAAATAAGAACATCACGTGTCTTTCAAGAAAaggataatttaaaacaaaaaattgtgGTTATGGTCAAGGACAATGGAAATCCATCCTTATCAGCAACAATCACAGTAAACTTAATTGTCGCAGATAACTTTTATCCGGTGCTTCCCAACCTTATCAACCAAGTGACTGATAATGAAACAAAGTCTAATTTGCAATTGTATTTAGTTATAGCTCTAGCTgtaatctcttttttatttttatttactgttaTTTTGGCAATCATATCAAAATACAGAAGAGAAAGACCTTCCACTTCCTTTGGGTCTTTAGGTACAAATTTGTATTCACAAAATTTGTATTCACATGTTGATCCCCAAATTCTTTCAAACTTTAATAATGGAACCTTGACACTACCCTATTCATATAATGTCTGTGTGGCCCTGGATTCAAGTGGAAGTGACTTTAAATTTATGAAGCCTGAGCAAAATGTTCCAACTGACAATCTCATTGATGCTGATGATGGAATTAGAAATGAAAATCCAAGAGAATCATTGCCTCCTAACAGCATTATTCAGGTGAGTTAG